GCGTATTCTGTGGTGTAAGCACCGGCGTTGATAAAATAAACGATGTCTCCGTAACCTATGTTCTTGGGTAGATCGATTTCATGGTAAATGGTATCCACGGAATCGCATGTCGGCCCAGCCAGGTGGAAGGAGATCTTTGTATCGTCAACCTTTCCTTCGGTCAGGACCTCGTACCTGAAGCCTTCTATAGTCTCCGTTAGACCATGAAAAACTCCAGCATCGATGTAAACCCATTCTTCGTCTCCCTTTCTGCTTCGAAGTATCACCTGGCTTACCAGAATGGCCGAGTTACCCACCATCGACCTTCCCGGTTCGATAAAGAGATCCAGATCGGTAACGAAAGACATGTACTTCTTCAGGGCCTTGTTTATAACGTCGCCGTAGGCCTTTACTGATTTGATCTCCCGAATGTGCTTAACAGGCATTCCACCTCCGAGGTTCAGCATTCTGAGGTTTATGCCTTTCGATCTCAGAGCCTTGAAAACCTGCGCAGCATCCTTTATGGCGTCGTCCCAGCTGTTGACGTTGTAGTTCTGGGAGCCTACGTGAAAGCTTACACCGTACGCATCAAGCCCAAGTTGATCGGCGTATTCGAGGATCGTGATAACATGGTTGACATCAGTTCCAAACTTCCTTGAGAGCGGCCAATCGCAGTCACCGCCGCTGGTAGCTATTCTTCCATAAACCTTGCTCCCGGGGGCGTGGGCGGCGATCTTCTCGACTTCCATTTCGGAATCGACCGCGTAGTAATCAATACCCACCGAATAAGCGAAGGCTATATCTTCCACTTTTTTTATCGTGTTGCCAAAACTCATTCTCTCCGGAGTTACTCCAAGGGAAAGGAGCTTCTCGATCTCTCCACGTGATGCTACATCGAAGTTGCTGCCAAGATCCCGAAGGGTTTCGATGATCCTTGGATGTGAATTCGCCTTAACCGCGTAAAACACCTGGACATTTCTTACATGGTTTACTATGTCGAAGTAATTGTTTCTAACGTAGTCCATATCCATTATCAAGAACGGTGTCTTTATTTCCATTGCGGCCTTTCTTACCTCAGGCGTTATGTGCACTACGGCATCCCTCCCATAAAATGATCAAGTTATTGTAGCACCATTAGTATGAAAGAATGCCAAAGATAAAATGTCAGTTTTAGTTTAAAAAAGTTACAATACTGAATAGCAATTTGTCAGCCACTTTCAGCTGCCAATCAGGAACTGGCAGATTTTTTCCAGAAACTCTCTGTCGGAATCTAAGAAACTATTTTGAAAATGACTGTCAATATCCAGTTCACCTATTACTCTCTCTTCCTTTATCAAAGGGAGTACAATTTCCGATTTCGTTTTCGGACTGCACGAGAGGTAATTGCTCTCCTTCGCAACGTCCGGGACGAGAAAGACGTTTTTAGTTTCGGCCGCTTGACCGCAAATGCCGATCCCAAAAGGTATCCTGGTGTGTTCTGTTGGTTCTCCCACGTACGGACCGAGTACGAGGTGATTCTCATCGTCGGCCAGGTAGAAACCTGTCCAGTTGTAGTGTTCTATGTATTTGTCGAGAAAGACCACAGTTTTTTCCATTTTATGCTCAAAAGACAGACCGTCGAGTTCCTTGATCAATCTTTGGAAAAGGAATGTATAGCGCTCTTTTCTCTCCTGGTCGTTCATTGTGTTTCTGACGTGTATCCGCGAGTAGTCGAGAAAGTCTTCCAGAGCCCTCGTCACTACTGCGAGAAAGTCGTCTATATTTCCACTCTTCCAGCAATTCAAAAGGTCTATCATCACAACATTTCCCTTAGAGGTAGGTACAATGAGATGCTCCTGCTTCCCCAGGCCACCGAGTATGTGGATTACGAAGTCCTCCCTTTCAAGGTGGAGGTCGGCAGACATGGCTCCAAGCGCTTTGAGAACACATGACTTTTCGCGGGGACCGGCTTCCTGCCAGTACTGTGAAAGTCTGTCTATCTCTCTCCTGTCAAGCCCTTCCAGCTCCATTCTCAACGATGAGTCGTCGAGGTTGTTTTTGTGCATATATTCCTCGAGAACCCTCGGATGCTTCTCTCTATAGACTAGCCAGAAGTCGTACCATTTCTCTTTAGGGTAAGCCAATAAGTTGAAATAATCGTAGGTGAAATCTCTGAAAATGCTTCTCATAGTCCTCCTTCATTTTCCTCCGACGCCCAGCAACACCATTGCGTCGTAAGTAGCCGGATAGAATCTTTCTTTCGAGAGCGAATCGAGTAGAGCGTAGTATTTTTCTATGTTGGCGAAGTTGTATGTAGTAATTACCACAGGGTTGTGGTAGAGATGTGCCAGAGAAAAAGCGTCCCTGACTTCGGAGGCTCTGGAGTTTATGAATAAGTATGTTTCGCGCTTCTCAATACCCGATATCTCAGGGATTATTCCGGTTGCTTCTACCTTTATACCGGCCTGTTTCAACCACTGATTCTTAACGGTCTCGGCGAAATTTCCCAGTCTTGTTTCGTAATCGGGTATGTTGTTTACCACCAGTATCGAGGGCGAACTAGCGACAGGCTCTACCGGTGTCTGGACCGTTGTGGCCGCGGGCTCTCTTGGAATTATCTGTCCGTCCCTGTCCAGGTAATAATCTATCTGGGAGAAGGTGATGGATCTGCTGCTCCTTAGAAAGCTGTAAGCGACTCCAAGGAGCGTCTTTTTATCTATGCTGATCTCTGTCTTGCTCATGACGTAATCGATCAGATCCAGGATCTTCTTCGGTCCTGCCTGTATGAGCTGGGAGACGAGTTGGTTTATGACGTACTTCTGTCTTTCTATCCTCCCCAAATCGCCTGTATCGTTACTTCTGAAGCGGAGGTATTTCAGAAGGTCTTCCCCTTCAAGGTAGTGAACACCTGTTTCAAAGTGGATGTGCAGGTCCTGCTGGTAGTCGTCGTGGTGCATTGGGATGAGCACATTTACCTGGATAGGGCCAGTGAAATCAGTCAGATTGTTGACCGTGTTGAAATCGACTATCATGAAACCGGATATCTTCCTTTTGGTGAGAGTTTCCACCTGTGAAATCAGTGCATTCATACCGAAAGAGTTGTAGAGGGAGTTTATCTTCCTCGCGACACCGTTATAAGTTATGATGGTATCGCGCGGTATGCTCTTGATGTTGAAAATACCGGCATCGTCGAGATAGAAGAGAGCGATATAATCGGTCCGACCACCGATAGAATTATTTGCCTTCCCTCCGGTGTCTATACCGACTATGAGAAAGCTCTCTTCCGAGGTCGTCAGGTTTGTAATGGAGAAATAAGCCCCTCTGAAGAGAAGAACCAGCAGAGAGAAGAAAAGAACCATTAGAACCATACACAACGAGAAAAGAAGGTACTGTGCTCTTTTCATCACCTTGCCAGTGCCTTTTTCACACTTTCTATAGAATCGTTCTTTATGTACAATCTGTTGACCGACTCGCCGGTTACACCGACTTTTATCTTCAACGGGTACTGAGTGAGCGTCTCCACCTGATAAGCCATCCTCGAAGATGTGCTCAGTCTTTTCAAAAGAACGGCCATGCCTTTAGGAGTAATAGTAGTCGAGGGGCTGAATTCCTTTATCGTCTTGGAAAATCCCCCAAGTTTCCAGTAATCGAGCAGCTTGAATCCTCTCATAGCCATTCCATCGATCAACTGAACGGCATTTGTAGCCTTGATTCCGAGAGATTCAGAAAGGTTGCTCAGGAGCGTGTTGGAGAGGCGCACGTAATATGAGTAATCACTACTCGTGTTTAGCCAGCTCTGGATAAGCTTCATTGCCGAGGCTTCAAGCTTTGGATCTAGGACCTCTTTGGAGTTTTCGATAGTTGAATAGACCGGGAAGGTCACCAGCGAGCTCCTGCCGTCATTTGAGGTCAACAGGTAGTAATAAGAACCACCACCCGGCTCTTCCAGGTAGAAGAGATAATCCACGTATCTGGCCTTGACTTCGTTGCTGTTATTGACACCGTTCATTGTCAGATATACATAGAGGCCCAGCGCCACCACGATAAATATGGGCACCAGGATCAACCACAGCATCCTCGGACCACGACGTCTCTTCGGCTTAATCAGAGACATAATCGGCACCTCCAATACAGTAATTCCATGCCAATACAGTTTCGGGAAGTAGACACTTCTCCGAGTTCAGTGACCATTGTATCTTCAATCTTATCACGTTGAGAAAAGATTTTTCCAGATCACCTTTCGCCAGTTTTCTGATCTCATCCGCCTGGGTGAACTGCCTCGTCTCTTCTCCCATATCGGCGACCATCAATATCTTCGCCAGTCTTGAGAGCGAGCGATAACCGCTTACATGCCAATATATCGATTCGAAGATATCGCCATCGATCCCGTACTCGACCCTGATATGAGAGGCCGCCACCTTTCCGTGGAGCAGTACGGGCTGTTTTAATTCAAGGGCGCACGGTTCGAGATCATAAAGGGCTGCCAGTCTCAACAGCTCGCCTCCGGGAAGGTCTCTGAAGATGTCGTGGCCCAGAGCGGCCAGAGAAGCTTTTTCTTCATCCTCACCGTGAAGTCTGCTCAATTCTACCGCGAGCCTCTCGACGCCCATGATGTGTTCGAGCCTGGATGCGGTGCAGAGAGATCTTGCCTTTTTGACTAGATCTTCGGCTACCGGAGAGTTACGTCTCATGATTATTCCAACCTCTCTTAAGAAACCCGCATTCGCTGACTTCATCTATAGATTTTAAACTCACCATCATCACCAGGATTCGCCGCTCTCACCTATTACTTCGAAGCCATTCCAAATGATTCGCTCGTAAACTGAATTGAAGAGAGAATCCAATTCTCCTCTAGTGTTAGCAACTATTCCAACCGTCACTTCAAACTCTTCCCAGCAATCATGACGACCCGTTTCGACTACGGAGGCGTTGAAGTTTTTCTTGAGGTCGTTAAAGACCGGTCTAACAACACCGCGTTTCTCCTTCAAGGAGTTTATGTTCTCGAGCTTAACAAGGTAAGTCATATAACCGAAATGCATCGACGCTTCCTCCCGAAAAGAAAGATTTCGCTGCCTTTATGACGGAAAGGTCCAAAGCTCCGTTCATAAAAAAAGGAGCCCCAATTGCAGGGCTCCCGGCAAATTTTCTGAATTATTTCTGTTCTTCAAGCTCGCGTTGGCGTTCGATCACTATTTTTTGCTGGACATCGGGCGGGGTTTCCTGATATCCGTTGAACTTCATGGTGAAGTAGCCTCTGCCGCTGGTTATTGAACTCAGCTTGTTCGCGAAATCTAGCATCTCGGCAAGAGGAGCCTGAGCGATGATTTTTGAGGTACCCTTCCCCTGGGGCTCCATTCCCATGGGACGGCCCCTTCTTGAGGTGATCTCGCCCATTATGTCACCGGTAGCTTCGTCAGGAACGAAGACTTCGATATCCATTATAGGTTCTAGAATAACAGGGTTGGCATCGGTCATACCGTTTTTGAAGGCCTGTCTGGCAGCTATCTGAAACGACATATCTGAAGAATCGACGTCATGGTAAGATCCGTAGAAGAGCGTGACTTTCGCATCCACGACTGGATAAGAGGCTAAAACACCCTTCTTCATAGCTTCGACTATTCCCTTTTCGACGGCCGGTATGTAGTTCTTTGGCACGACGCCTCCAACGATCTTGTCGATGAACTCGAAACCGGCTCCGCGTTCGTTTGGTTCTATTCTTATCTGAACGTGACCGTACTGACCGTGGCCGCCGGTCTGTTTCTTATGCTTGTATTCCGTTTCTACGGTCTTTCTGACAGTTTCTCTGTAGGCTATCTTCGGCTTGCCGACTTCAACATCGACCGAGAAGAGTTTCTTGAGTCTCTCTATCATGATGTCGAGATGGACCGAGCCAAGACCGCTGATGACCGTTTCGTTGGTCTCCGGGTCGTTTTCCCACTTGAAAGTCGGGTCGGACTCGGCAAGTCTCGCCAGACCTCCGCTTATCTTGTCTATGTCTCCCTTGGATTTCGGCTGAATAGATTTTGAGATCATAGGTTCGGGCAGTACGGGAAGATCGAGTTTCATCTGTCTATCTTTATGCGTTGCCGTGTTTCCGACAGCGCTTTTCTTCAATTTGCTGAGTTTCACTACATCGCCGACCGTGGCTTCATCGACCTCGATTTCTTTGAGACCCTCTGGTAGTATCACGTGACCGGCCTTTTCCTGGGAATCCTGATCTACGACGACAAAAGTGTCGCCCTGTTTAAGAGTTCCCGACAGGAGCTTCATATAGGTGAGCTTTCCAACGAAGGGATCAACGACGGATTTGAAGATGTAAGCCACCAGGGGTTCTTCTTCGGTCGGTTTGACTTCGATTTTATCACCTGAAAGGAGAATGGCGCTCCTCGGGGAACTTTCGGAAGTCTTTTTGCCTACGCTTACGACAAAATCTAGCAACTGGTGGACTCCGATATTTTTAAAGGCCGAGCCGAGAAGAACCGGAACAACTTCATTTGCCAGGTAAGCCTTTCTCAACGCACCAACTATTTCGTCGCCGGAGAGTTCCTCACCCTCAAGGTACTTCATCATGAGTTCTTCGTCGTTCTGCACAATGTCTTCGATCATCTTTGTCCTGGCCTCTTCGGCCATCTGGACGAGGTCGGCCGGGATAGCCGATTCACTGAAGGTCCCGCTATTGCCTTCGTAAATGTAGGCCTTCATAGTGAT
This portion of the Mesotoga infera genome encodes:
- a CDS encoding GAF domain-containing protein, which gives rise to MRSIFRDFTYDYFNLLAYPKEKWYDFWLVYREKHPRVLEEYMHKNNLDDSSLRMELEGLDRREIDRLSQYWQEAGPREKSCVLKALGAMSADLHLEREDFVIHILGGLGKQEHLIVPTSKGNVVMIDLLNCWKSGNIDDFLAVVTRALEDFLDYSRIHVRNTMNDQERKERYTFLFQRLIKELDGLSFEHKMEKTVVFLDKYIEHYNWTGFYLADDENHLVLGPYVGEPTEHTRIPFGIGICGQAAETKNVFLVPDVAKESNYLSCSPKTKSEIVLPLIKEERVIGELDIDSHFQNSFLDSDREFLEKICQFLIGS
- the yqeK gene encoding bis(5'-nucleosyl)-tetraphosphatase (symmetrical) YqeK — protein: MRRNSPVAEDLVKKARSLCTASRLEHIMGVERLAVELSRLHGEDEEKASLAALGHDIFRDLPGGELLRLAALYDLEPCALELKQPVLLHGKVAASHIRVEYGIDGDIFESIYWHVSGYRSLSRLAKILMVADMGEETRQFTQADEIRKLAKGDLEKSFLNVIRLKIQWSLNSEKCLLPETVLAWNYCIGGADYVSD
- a CDS encoding LCP family protein, with the protein product MKRAQYLLFSLCMVLMVLFFSLLVLLFRGAYFSITNLTTSEESFLIVGIDTGGKANNSIGGRTDYIALFYLDDAGIFNIKSIPRDTIITYNGVARKINSLYNSFGMNALISQVETLTKRKISGFMIVDFNTVNNLTDFTGPIQVNVLIPMHHDDYQQDLHIHFETGVHYLEGEDLLKYLRFRSNDTGDLGRIERQKYVINQLVSQLIQAGPKKILDLIDYVMSKTEISIDKKTLLGVAYSFLRSSRSITFSQIDYYLDRDGQIIPREPAATTVQTPVEPVASSPSILVVNNIPDYETRLGNFAETVKNQWLKQAGIKVEATGIIPEISGIEKRETYLFINSRASEVRDAFSLAHLYHNPVVITTYNFANIEKYYALLDSLSKERFYPATYDAMVLLGVGGK
- a CDS encoding type III PLP-dependent enzyme, with the translated sequence MHITPEVRKAAMEIKTPFLIMDMDYVRNNYFDIVNHVRNVQVFYAVKANSHPRIIETLRDLGSNFDVASRGEIEKLLSLGVTPERMSFGNTIKKVEDIAFAYSVGIDYYAVDSEMEVEKIAAHAPGSKVYGRIATSGGDCDWPLSRKFGTDVNHVITILEYADQLGLDAYGVSFHVGSQNYNVNSWDDAIKDAAQVFKALRSKGINLRMLNLGGGMPVKHIREIKSVKAYGDVINKALKKYMSFVTDLDLFIEPGRSMVGNSAILVSQVILRSRKGDEEWVYIDAGVFHGLTETIEGFRYEVLTEGKVDDTKISFHLAGPTCDSVDTIYHEIDLPKNIGYGDIVYFINAGAYTTEYATNFNGIEAPKIYFVEDFVDAQMPIEGDFAE
- a CDS encoding DUF503 domain-containing protein, with product MHFGYMTYLVKLENINSLKEKRGVVRPVFNDLKKNFNASVVETGRHDCWEEFEVTVGIVANTRGELDSLFNSVYERIIWNGFEVIGESGESW
- the fusA gene encoding elongation factor G, whose protein sequence is MNKIPVDAKRDIALIGHHGSGKTQLVDAMLFNAKLIDRTGILATDTEEIEKEKKASFSMGVTSFTHGENRIYVLDTPGMADFMAETVNGIYACENVVVVINSTAGMEIQTERFGMIAREQGKGIIAFFNMLDKERASYQDTLGDLADTFERTPVLVQLPIGSEGNFKGLVDLITMKAYIYEGNSGTFSESAIPADLVQMAEEARTKMIEDIVQNDEELMMKYLEGEELSGDEIVGALRKAYLANEVVPVLLGSAFKNIGVHQLLDFVVSVGKKTSESSPRSAILLSGDKIEVKPTEEEPLVAYIFKSVVDPFVGKLTYMKLLSGTLKQGDTFVVVDQDSQEKAGHVILPEGLKEIEVDEATVGDVVKLSKLKKSAVGNTATHKDRQMKLDLPVLPEPMISKSIQPKSKGDIDKISGGLARLAESDPTFKWENDPETNETVISGLGSVHLDIMIERLKKLFSVDVEVGKPKIAYRETVRKTVETEYKHKKQTGGHGQYGHVQIRIEPNERGAGFEFIDKIVGGVVPKNYIPAVEKGIVEAMKKGVLASYPVVDAKVTLFYGSYHDVDSSDMSFQIAARQAFKNGMTDANPVILEPIMDIEVFVPDEATGDIMGEITSRRGRPMGMEPQGKGTSKIIAQAPLAEMLDFANKLSSITSGRGYFTMKFNGYQETPPDVQQKIVIERQRELEEQK